From the Neobacillus sp. PS3-34 genome, the window ACTATTACCATAAGAGACGTGGCCAGGGAAGCAAATGTAGCACCATCAACAGTTTCGAGGGTAATTGCAAACAGTTCAAAAATCAGTGAAAAAACGAAGAAACGCGTTCGTGAAGTAATGGAAAAGTTGGACTATTATCCAAATTATCAGGCGCGAAGTCTGGCAGCAAAAAGTACCGAGACAATCGGGATTATTATGCCTAACTCGGCCTACTACTCTTTTCAAAATCCCTTTTTTCCTGAGGTCCTGCGTGGCATTTGCACCAGTGCACATGCGTGTAGATTTGGAATATATCTATCGACAGGTTCAGATGAGGATGAGATTTTTGAAGAGGTTGTCAGCATGGTCCAGGGCAGAAGGGTCGATGGTATCATTCTTCTCTATTCAAGAGTGAATGATCGAACGTTGAACTTTCTGGCGGATTCCGACTTACCGTTTACCATTGTTGGAAGGCCATTTGAAAACAGTGAAAAGATAACTTTTGTAGATAATGATAATGTTTCTACCACTAAACAGGTCACGAATTATTTGATTGAGCTTGGACATAGGAATATTGCCTTTGTTGGCGGAAATTTAAATTTTGTCGTGACAATTGACAGATTAAATGGGTACAAAGCAGCTCTGGAGGAAGCAGGAGTCCCTTATTTGGACAACTATGTTATCCTGGGTAAAATGAAAGGAAGCGAAACACTTCAATCGCTTCTCTCTCTGAAAACCCCACCAACTGCTATTGTTACCCAGGACGATTTATTTGCTTATGAAATGATTAGCCATCTGGAGGGCTTAAAAGTGAAGGTGCCCGAGGATGTTTCTATCATCAGCTTTAATAATCTCACCCTGTCAAATCACTCCAAGCCACCTTTAACCTCGGTTGATATCAATATTTTTGAGCTGGGATTTCAGGCAGCAGAATGTCTTATTGGGAAAATTAAGAATCCTGACATGCAGCCAAAGAAGATTACCATACCTACCCAGCTAATTGAACGAAAATCATGCCATGTTAGAAAAATGTAAATCAGGCTTTATAAAGTAAGAGGATGCCCTAAATAAGATGGCATCCTCTTTTCTTGAGCGAATTTTAATGTTGCTAAAGGTATTCAAATAAACTGGACGTGGAAACGATGCTATGTTATTAAATAATTAGAAGATATCTGAAAATTCATTTTTTAGGAGGTTAACTATGATATTGGCAAAACAATTGTTTGAATACCATGAGTGGGCGACAAAAAAATTATTATTTTATATAGAAGAAAATTGTCCGCAAGCATTTAACCAGCAGATAGAAAGTGTTTTTAAATCAATAAAGGAAACAGCAGAACATCTATACATAGTGGATGTTCTTTGGTTCGACCGTATACAAGGGAAAGAAACTTCGAACACAGATATTACATTTAATAGTGCGGACGAAGCAAAGGGAAAAATTAATGAGTTGCATCGTAACATGACCTTGTATTTAAAAGGAGAAGATATATCGCGTATTGTTACTTATAAGAACTCTAGCGGAGATACTTTTGAAAACACGCTCGAAGATATCTGTACCCATTTGGCCAATCACGGTACATATCATCGCGGAAATATCACCGCCATGCTTTGGTCGATGGGACATAAAAGTATTGCGACTGACTATGTTTATTTTTTAAGAGAAATAAAAAATCACAAAGCATAAACCATCAGCCGATAGGAAATTCAAAAAGCAAAATAACTTCCCTGAAAGAAGGGATGTTATTTTGCTTTTCCAAAAGGATATTTGTATTCTTTATTCCAGTCTAAACGTGCTAACATCTTGATTAAGTTTTTCTGCGATTTTTGCTAACTCTTCAGCGTAATTCGCTATGTCTTTGCACATGGCGGACTGTTCTTCAGATCCTGCAGCAACCTCCTGGGATGAAGAGGCTGTTTGTTCCACAATGGCAGCTGCATCTTCAGACATCTGATGGATTTTTTTCGCATGAAGATTTATATCATTTAATATTGGGACGAGTTCATTGATATTTTCCTCTGTTTTTTTCACAGCATCCACTATACTGGCAAGGGATTCTCCTCCAGTTTGGATAAATGCCGCTTCTTTCTCTACCATCTTTTTGTTTTTGCTCATAAGTGCAATGGCATTTTCAGTGTCTTTTTGGATCAATTCAATTTGATTGGTTATTTCTCCAGTAGCCCGGTTGGTTTCTTCAGCCAGTTTTCGGACTTCATCAGCTACCACTGCAAAACCTTTTCCGTGCTCACCAGCCCTTGCAGCTTCAATGGCTGCATTTAACGCCAGCAAATTTGTTTGGGAAGAAATATGAGAAATCAAATTAATGATTTCACCAATTTGTTTAGATCTGTTACCCAGCTTTTGTATTTCAATTGTGGATTGTGTTACATCCTTTGATACCTCCTGTAGGTGAAGGATAGCCTGATTTATTGCCGATTGACCATTAATAGCTGCTTGAGTTGAAAGAGTCGCTCTTTCCAAAGTATTGGTCGCCAATAAATATCCCTGATTTACTTGTGTAACAGAAATACCGCTGTATTCGGAAATATCACTGATTTGCTGAGCCTGATGTTCGGAACCTTCTGCGATTTGCGAGATGGTAACTGCAACCTGGTTGGCGGCATCATCAGTCTGCTTAGCAGATTCCAACAGGTTTTTGCTATTTCGAAAGAGTCTGTCTGATGACGTGTTAATATTATTAATAAGCAAAGCTAAATTCGTTCTCATTTCCTCAAACGAATGTGCGAGCACTCCAACCTCATCTTTTCTGTTTACATGTATTGTTTGGGTAAGGTCCCCGTTTGAAATAGACTGGCTAGTCATGGCGAGCTTTTTTATTGCTGCCAGGATTGGATTTAAAATACTATAGGTAATAGCCATTGAAAATAAAGTGGTGAAAATGACAGTAATGGTGGTTACAGTATTGGAATGATTTAAGTTTTTTTCCAATGCATTCAAATCGGCCGTCATTGTTTTTTCTTTTTGAATACGATACTGTTCAATTTTTTTATTAATATCCTCTGCAAAAGAATCAAAATCTCCCATGATGATATTGCCTTGATCTGGTCCACCGCTGATATAGGCGTTTGCCAATTTAATACCCATTGCATAATAAGGCTCAAATGATGCAGAAAAGCTTTCTATTTGTACACTATTTTGATTATCCAATTTTTTCAGCTCTTTCAATGTATCCCTAAAATCCGCTGCATACTTTTTGGCTTCTGAAAAACCATCATCGTATCCTGCAGCGCCTCTGGTAGCACTGATATCCGTCAGCCACTGCTGAACTTGTACTACGTCAAGCTTCATCCTTTCTGCATTCAAAGTAATTTTAATATCTTTTTCCTTCATCTCCTGCATTCTATTGGATATTTCGTGCATATTGTACATAACAAACATAATATTTCCTAGAAATAAAAGAATGACAAACATGTTAGTTAAAAGGAATTTGAATTTAAGTGACATTGAATTTAGCTCCCGTACAATTATTCTTATTTATGTATAAGTAATTCTATTTTCCTATAGTGTCAAAGTGAAAACAATTTCAGGTGTGTAATTTTAAAAAAATTTCACAATATTAAAAGATTATTAGGATGGATACAAGATACATACAAAGATAAGATTCTTTACATACCCTACATGGGTATGCTATTATTCAGGTAAAGGAGGCTGCGCAATGCTTTTTGAAAACGAAGAAAAAGAAGTTGAACTTGAAGAATCTTGCAGTCATCACAGTGATCGAAAAAGCCACCATTCTGAAAAAGTGAAGAAAAATTTGGTTACGAGGCTGAATCGTATTGAAGGGCAAATCAGAGGTATTAAAGGTTTAATCGAAAGAGATACCTACTGCGATGATGTTATCACCCAAATATCTGCGACCCAGTCGGCATTAAATAGTGTCGCAAAGCTTTTGCTCGAGGGACATATGAAGAGCTGCGTTGTTGAACGAATTCAAGAGGGCGACCTCGAAGTCCTGGATGAAGTACTGCTGACGGTACAAAAGCTTATGAAAAAATAGGAGGAGATTTAGGATGGAAAATATAACGTTGAATGTAAAAGGCATGTCCTGCGGCCATTGTGTAAAAGCAGTTGAAGGTAGCGTTGGCAAATTGAACGGCGTTGAAAGAGTTTTGGTTGACTTGGATAAAGCGCAAGTTCATGTAGAGTTCAATTCAAGCGAAGTTGGCGTTGAAAAAATTAAAGAAACGATTGATGACCAAGGTTACGACGTCGAATAATAATAAGTAACTCAGCGGCCCTCCAATTACTAATAGAATAACGTTCCAGCTCTGATGCCTTTGCGGGTATCAGGGTTTTTATTTACCTAAAAAAATTTAGAATTTATTTGATTGACATATACCCTACAAGGGTATAGTATAATGAATGAGAGTTCCTTTAAAAAGGAGGAATAGGAATGAGTTCATTGCAAAAAGAAGTTCAGTTGCCAATTACAGGTATGACATGTGCCGCATGTGCGGCACGGATTGAAAAAGGATTAAAGAAAATAGAAGGCGTAAACGAAGCAAGTGTGAATTTGGCTTTAGAAAAAGCTTCGTTAAAATATGATTCCTCTGTTACGAGCGTAGCAGCATTCGAAAAAAAAATCAGTGATTTAGGTTACGGTGTTGCATCTGAAAAAGCAGAATTAGATATTATCGGAATGACATGCGCTGCTTGTTCGGCGAGAATCGAGAAGGGTTTGAATAAGCTTGACGGAATTAATAAAGCAGCTGTCAATTTGGCGCTTGAAACAGCCACAGTGGAATATAATCCTTCACAGGTAAGCATCCAGGACATGATCAGCAAAGTAGAAAAACTCGGATATCAGGCGAAGAGGAAGCAAGAGAAGAATGCGGAAGCAGCCGACTATAGGGAACAGGAAATCGAAAGGCAAAAAGGTAAATTTGTCTTTTCATTAATCCTGGCTTTCCCGTTATTATGGGCGATGGTAAGCCATTTTAGTTTTACCTCCTTTATCTATTTGCCTGAAATGCTGATGAATCCATGGGTACAGCTTGCTCTCGCAACTCCGGTCCAATTCGTAGTTGGAAGGCAGTTTTATATAGGTACCTATAAAGCACTCAGGAATGGCAGCGCTAATATGGATGTTCTAGTGGCATTAGGCACATCGGCTGCCTATTTTTACAGCTTATATCAATCCATTGTTTCAATTGGTTCCCATGCACACATGGTTGAACTTTATTTCGAAACAAGCGCAGTTTTAATCACTTTAATTATTTTAGGTAAATTATTTGAAGCCCGCGCCAAAGGCCGTTCATCAGATGCAATTAAAAAGCTGATGGGATTGCAGGCTAAAAATGCAACCGTTTTGCGGGACGGAAGTGAGATGGAGATTCCTCTTGAGGAAGTCATCGTTGGGGATGTCATCTATGTTAAGCCAGGAGAAAAAGTTCCTGTTGACGGCGAAATTGTCGAAGGCCGCTCCGCCCTGGATGAATCGATGTTGACGGGTGAAAGTGTGCCCGTTGATAAAACCATGGGAGATGCTGTTTTTGGGGCAACGATAAATAAAAATGGATTTTTAAAAGTGAAGGCTACAAAGGTTGGAAAGGATACAGCACTTGCCCAAATCATTAAAGTGGTGGAGGAAGCACAGGGGTCCAAAGCACCCATTCAGCGTCTTGCAGACCAAATATCAGGCATCTTTGTCCCGATTGTTGTCGGTATAGCGGTTATCACTTTTTTTATATGGTATTTTTTGGTAAGTCCTGGTGAGTTTGCCGTGGCGCTGGAAAAACTGATTGCTGTCCTTGTCATCGCCTGCCCGTGTGCATTGGGGCTTGCAACACCAACTTCGATAATGGCAGGCTCCGGCAGGGCGGCTGAATACGGGGTGTTATTTAAAGGCGGGGAACACCTCGAATTAACCCACCGAATCACAACGGTTGTACTTGATAAAACAGGAACTGTCACTAACGGAAAGCCGGTGTTGACAGATGTTGTTATCGAAGGAAAAATGGATGAAGAAACCTTTATCCAGCTGGTTGGATCGGCAGAAAAACAGTCGGAGCATCCTCTTGCAGAAGCGATTGTCCAGGGAATTAAAGAACGAAACATTGAGCTAGTGGATGTTGATGAATTTGAAGCAATCCCTGGATATGGCATTAAAGCGATTGTAAAAGGAAGAAACCTTCTAATTGGAACAAGAAGACTCATGTCCAAATTCAATGTTGAAATAGGCTCTGCTGAAAACCGCATGGTAGCACTTGAAGGAAACGGAAAGACTGCGATGCTAGTTGCCGTCGATGGCGTTTATGAGGGCATTGTCGCAGTAGCAGATACAGTGAAGGAAACATCCAAACAGGCGATTAAACGGTTAAAGGATCTTGGACTTGAAGTCATTATGATTACGGGTGACAACAAACGAACAGCCCAGGCAATTGCCAACGAAGTTGGTATAGATGCTGCTATTGCTGAGGTTCTTCCGGAGGGTAAAGCGGAAGAAGTTAAAAAGCTACAGCTGCAGGGCAAGCGGGTGGCGATGGTGGGTGATGGCATAAATGATGCTCCGGCACTGGCGATTTCAGATATCGGAATGGCGATTGGTACAGGAACAGATGTTGCCATGGAAGCTGCCGATATTACACTGATGAGGGGAGACCTGAACAGTATTGCAGACGCCATAATCATGAGCAAGAAGACGATTCGAAACATTAAACAGAATCTATTCTGGGCATTCGGCTATAATACGCTTGGAATCCCGGTCGCCGCTTTAGGACTCCTGGCCCCATGGCTTGCGGGTGCCGCCATGGCCTTCAGCTCGGTTTCAGTTGTTTTGAATGCTCTTCGGTTACAACGCGTAAACTTGAACGAGAAGGGGCGAAAGATATGAAAAAGTGGGCAATCGCTGCAGTGATATACTTGGCCGCTGTTATAGGAGGCTATCAGGTATATGCACAATTTTTCCAGAATGAAAAGGAAGCAGCACATTCTTCTGAAGGAAATCATGAGTCAGCCGAGCATGGCCATGGAGAGAAAGGCGCCCATGGGCACGAAGGAAGCCATGATGCTTCAGAAAGCAAAGTAAATGTAAACGTGGAATATAATGATTCCGTCATAGACATTACGTTAAGGGATAAACAGGGAAATCCGGTAAATGACTTTGAAATGAATCATGAAAAACTTATGCACTTAATCGTGGTCAGTGATGATCTTGAAGAATATTACCACCTTCATCCTAAAAAAACTGGGGAAGGAATATTTCAGGTCGAACATAAACTTGCCGACGGTTCCTATAAAGTATTTGTTGATATTAAACCAAAGCATATGAATTACTCTGTAATGCCAGCAGAAATCAAAGTGGGGGAGAGCAGCACCAGCCATGAACACGCATTAACACCTGATAAAGTATTTAAAAAGACTGTCGATGGTGAAACAGTCAAAATGAAAATGAGCAGCCAAAAGACTTCAACTCCGATCGAGTTATCATTCGAACTGGATAAAAACCGTCTGGAAC encodes:
- a CDS encoding heavy metal translocating P-type ATPase — encoded protein: MSSLQKEVQLPITGMTCAACAARIEKGLKKIEGVNEASVNLALEKASLKYDSSVTSVAAFEKKISDLGYGVASEKAELDIIGMTCAACSARIEKGLNKLDGINKAAVNLALETATVEYNPSQVSIQDMISKVEKLGYQAKRKQEKNAEAADYREQEIERQKGKFVFSLILAFPLLWAMVSHFSFTSFIYLPEMLMNPWVQLALATPVQFVVGRQFYIGTYKALRNGSANMDVLVALGTSAAYFYSLYQSIVSIGSHAHMVELYFETSAVLITLIILGKLFEARAKGRSSDAIKKLMGLQAKNATVLRDGSEMEIPLEEVIVGDVIYVKPGEKVPVDGEIVEGRSALDESMLTGESVPVDKTMGDAVFGATINKNGFLKVKATKVGKDTALAQIIKVVEEAQGSKAPIQRLADQISGIFVPIVVGIAVITFFIWYFLVSPGEFAVALEKLIAVLVIACPCALGLATPTSIMAGSGRAAEYGVLFKGGEHLELTHRITTVVLDKTGTVTNGKPVLTDVVIEGKMDEETFIQLVGSAEKQSEHPLAEAIVQGIKERNIELVDVDEFEAIPGYGIKAIVKGRNLLIGTRRLMSKFNVEIGSAENRMVALEGNGKTAMLVAVDGVYEGIVAVADTVKETSKQAIKRLKDLGLEVIMITGDNKRTAQAIANEVGIDAAIAEVLPEGKAEEVKKLQLQGKRVAMVGDGINDAPALAISDIGMAIGTGTDVAMEAADITLMRGDLNSIADAIIMSKKTIRNIKQNLFWAFGYNTLGIPVAALGLLAPWLAGAAMAFSSVSVVLNALRLQRVNLNEKGRKI
- a CDS encoding LacI family DNA-binding transcriptional regulator, which produces MTITIRDVAREANVAPSTVSRVIANSSKISEKTKKRVREVMEKLDYYPNYQARSLAAKSTETIGIIMPNSAYYSFQNPFFPEVLRGICTSAHACRFGIYLSTGSDEDEIFEEVVSMVQGRRVDGIILLYSRVNDRTLNFLADSDLPFTIVGRPFENSEKITFVDNDNVSTTKQVTNYLIELGHRNIAFVGGNLNFVVTIDRLNGYKAALEEAGVPYLDNYVILGKMKGSETLQSLLSLKTPPTAIVTQDDLFAYEMISHLEGLKVKVPEDVSIISFNNLTLSNHSKPPLTSVDINIFELGFQAAECLIGKIKNPDMQPKKITIPTQLIERKSCHVRKM
- a CDS encoding methyl-accepting chemotaxis protein, yielding MSLKFKFLLTNMFVILLFLGNIMFVMYNMHEISNRMQEMKEKDIKITLNAERMKLDVVQVQQWLTDISATRGAAGYDDGFSEAKKYAADFRDTLKELKKLDNQNSVQIESFSASFEPYYAMGIKLANAYISGGPDQGNIIMGDFDSFAEDINKKIEQYRIQKEKTMTADLNALEKNLNHSNTVTTITVIFTTLFSMAITYSILNPILAAIKKLAMTSQSISNGDLTQTIHVNRKDEVGVLAHSFEEMRTNLALLINNINTSSDRLFRNSKNLLESAKQTDDAANQVAVTISQIAEGSEHQAQQISDISEYSGISVTQVNQGYLLATNTLERATLSTQAAINGQSAINQAILHLQEVSKDVTQSTIEIQKLGNRSKQIGEIINLISHISSQTNLLALNAAIEAARAGEHGKGFAVVADEVRKLAEETNRATGEITNQIELIQKDTENAIALMSKNKKMVEKEAAFIQTGGESLASIVDAVKKTEENINELVPILNDINLHAKKIHQMSEDAAAIVEQTASSSQEVAAGSEEQSAMCKDIANYAEELAKIAEKLNQDVSTFRLE
- the copZ gene encoding copper chaperone CopZ, whose product is MENITLNVKGMSCGHCVKAVEGSVGKLNGVERVLVDLDKAQVHVEFNSSEVGVEKIKETIDDQGYDVE
- a CDS encoding metal-sensitive transcriptional regulator, with protein sequence MLFENEEKEVELEESCSHHSDRKSHHSEKVKKNLVTRLNRIEGQIRGIKGLIERDTYCDDVITQISATQSALNSVAKLLLEGHMKSCVVERIQEGDLEVLDEVLLTVQKLMKK
- a CDS encoding DinB family protein — translated: MILAKQLFEYHEWATKKLLFYIEENCPQAFNQQIESVFKSIKETAEHLYIVDVLWFDRIQGKETSNTDITFNSADEAKGKINELHRNMTLYLKGEDISRIVTYKNSSGDTFENTLEDICTHLANHGTYHRGNITAMLWSMGHKSIATDYVYFLREIKNHKA